A region from the Parasphingopyxis sp. CP4 genome encodes:
- a CDS encoding thermonuclease family protein, with translation MSSQRELHPDRTEMLTGGSTSKSVADCDIVGAHMGEPLVGKLLKFKRTRPRNRERTSWHGGHQDRPARRRKAGLSNWQMGGLFLAVFSSVFLLVFVGLGWWDDRTVDTAPQSFLTPAPNAVTPPSAANADSAAAERISFSICGIGQRINCVVDGDTIWMRGEKIRLLGIDTPELSPSRCAEEERLGQAAKRRLHGLLNSGVVTLERDGRDQDRYGRLLRRVYVDGNPVGPTLIREGLARPYGNGRRSWC, from the coding sequence ATGTCTTCGCAGCGCGAACTGCATCCGGATCGGACAGAAATGCTGACCGGCGGATCGACCTCGAAATCTGTCGCGGATTGCGACATAGTCGGCGCGCATATGGGGGAGCCGCTTGTGGGGAAGCTGCTAAAATTCAAACGCACACGCCCGCGCAATCGCGAGCGCACCAGCTGGCATGGCGGGCACCAGGACCGCCCTGCTCGCCGCCGCAAGGCCGGGCTGTCGAACTGGCAAATGGGCGGCCTGTTTCTTGCGGTCTTCTCCAGCGTTTTCCTCCTTGTCTTTGTCGGCCTTGGCTGGTGGGACGATCGCACCGTCGACACTGCGCCCCAGTCCTTCCTGACCCCTGCGCCCAATGCGGTCACTCCGCCCAGTGCGGCCAATGCGGACAGCGCCGCTGCTGAACGCATAAGTTTCTCGATCTGCGGCATCGGGCAACGGATCAATTGCGTCGTCGATGGCGATACGATCTGGATGCGCGGCGAAAAGATCCGGTTGCTGGGCATCGATACGCCCGAGCTCTCCCCCTCTCGCTGCGCCGAGGAAGAACGGCTCGGCCAGGCCGCCAAGCGCCGGCTCCATGGCCTGCTCAACAGCGGCGTCGTAACCTTGGAGCGCGATGGCCGGGACCAGGACCGCTATGGCCGCCTCCTCCGCCGGGTCTATGTCGATGGCAATCCGGTCGGCCCGACCCTGATCCGCGAAGGCCTGGCGCGGCCCTACGGCAATGGCCGGCGTAGCTGGTGCTGA
- a CDS encoding toll/interleukin-1 receptor domain-containing protein codes for MASVFVSYSHEDEALRDEFEVHLSMLKRDEAISVWHDRRMLPGDAIDDVISSYLSDADIVVLLVSPQFLDSYYCYEKEMLAALDQHEKGISRVIAVILRPCDWQSAPFAGTLVAPTDGKPVTKWPSSDDAFLDVVQSIRRVLEDHKTSDPQQAEEMDNHQTSKTNDPEPRSSNLRIKSEFSEADKDKFVDESYDYIKKFFGNSLEALKSRNDEIDFRMRETGDDRFSATLYRGGKKVSECTIYVGSDHRSRTISYSDQASGHSNSYRLSVRAETDDYKIYLSSSFSMYHDRDKKLNPEGASELFWSELIEDIQ; via the coding sequence ATGGCATCGGTCTTTGTCTCATACAGCCATGAAGACGAAGCGCTGAGAGATGAATTTGAAGTCCATCTTTCAATGCTCAAGCGCGACGAAGCTATTTCCGTTTGGCATGATCGAAGGATGTTACCGGGAGACGCGATTGACGATGTAATATCGAGCTATCTTTCGGATGCTGACATTGTCGTTCTACTCGTTAGCCCGCAATTTCTAGACTCTTACTATTGCTATGAAAAAGAGATGTTGGCGGCACTGGATCAGCATGAGAAAGGAATCTCACGAGTAATCGCTGTCATTCTTCGACCATGCGATTGGCAAAGTGCCCCTTTTGCTGGGACGCTGGTCGCGCCAACTGACGGCAAGCCAGTTACAAAATGGCCGAGCTCCGACGACGCGTTCTTAGATGTTGTCCAATCAATTCGCCGGGTGTTGGAAGATCACAAAACCAGTGACCCCCAGCAAGCCGAAGAAATGGATAACCATCAAACCAGCAAAACAAATGATCCCGAACCTCGGTCGTCCAACCTGCGTATAAAATCAGAGTTTTCCGAAGCGGATAAGGACAAGTTTGTCGACGAAAGCTATGATTACATAAAGAAATTTTTTGGCAATTCTCTTGAAGCACTAAAATCCCGTAACGACGAAATTGACTTCCGTATGCGGGAAACCGGGGACGATCGGTTCTCTGCTACATTGTACCGTGGTGGGAAAAAAGTCTCAGAATGCACGATCTATGTAGGGTCAGATCATCGATCTCGCACCATCTCCTATTCAGATCAGGCATCCGGACATTCAAACTCTTACCGTCTTTCAGTTCGTGCCGAAACGGATGATTATAAGATATATCTATCCAGCTCTTTCTCTATGTATCATGATCGCGACAAGAAGCTGAACCCTGAGGGGGCTTCGGAACTGTTCTGGTCGGAATTGATTGAAGACATCCAATAG
- a CDS encoding ribonucleotide-diphosphate reductase subunit beta: protein MSLLEARKTYKPFEYPWAYDFWKRQQQIHWMPEEVPLGEDCRDWAQKLTDHERALLTQIFRFFTQADVEVQDCYHDKYGRVFKPTEVKMMLTAFSNMETVHIAAYSHLLDTIGMPESEYSMFLEYEEMKAKHDYLNEFGVDTDEDIAKTLAMFGGFTEGLQLFASFAMLMNFPRFNKMKGMGQIVSWSVRDESLHCEGIIKMFHAFCEERGCLTKAVKEDIIDCCQKTVRLEDAFIDLAFSEGPVPGMTAKEIKRYIRYIADWRLGQLGLPAVYMIDDHPLPWLAPLLNGVEHANFFETRATEYSKGATKGDWNHVWDSFDERKKGKANDDEGEDEGEDMFGEKPGVAAE, encoded by the coding sequence ATGTCCCTTCTCGAAGCCCGTAAAACGTACAAGCCGTTCGAATATCCCTGGGCCTATGATTTCTGGAAACGCCAGCAGCAGATTCACTGGATGCCAGAAGAAGTACCGCTGGGCGAGGATTGCCGGGACTGGGCACAGAAGCTCACCGATCATGAGCGCGCGCTCCTCACCCAGATCTTCCGCTTCTTCACCCAGGCTGATGTCGAGGTGCAGGATTGCTATCACGACAAATATGGCCGCGTGTTCAAGCCGACCGAAGTCAAGATGATGCTGACCGCCTTCTCCAATATGGAGACGGTTCACATTGCCGCTTACTCGCACCTGCTCGACACGATCGGCATGCCGGAAAGCGAATATTCGATGTTCCTCGAATATGAGGAGATGAAGGCCAAGCATGATTATCTGAACGAATTTGGCGTCGATACCGATGAGGATATCGCCAAGACGCTCGCCATGTTCGGCGGCTTTACCGAAGGGCTGCAGCTGTTCGCCTCCTTCGCAATGCTGATGAACTTCCCGCGCTTCAACAAGATGAAGGGCATGGGGCAGATCGTCAGCTGGTCGGTCCGCGATGAAAGCCTGCACTGCGAAGGCATCATCAAGATGTTCCACGCCTTTTGCGAAGAACGCGGCTGCCTCACCAAGGCGGTGAAGGAAGACATTATCGATTGCTGCCAGAAAACGGTGCGCCTCGAAGATGCCTTTATCGACCTTGCTTTCTCCGAAGGCCCGGTCCCCGGCATGACGGCCAAGGAGATCAAACGCTATATCCGCTACATCGCCGATTGGCGCCTCGGCCAGCTCGGCCTGCCGGCCGTCTACATGATCGACGACCACCCGCTGCCGTGGTTGGCGCCGCTATTGAACGGCGTCGAACACGCCAACTTCTTTGAGACGCGCGCCACCGAATATTCCAAAGGCGCCACCAAGGGCGACTGGAACCATGTCTGGGACAGCTTCGACGAACGCAAAAAGGGCAAAGCCAACGACGACGAAGGCGAAGACGAGGGCGAAGATATGTTCGGCGAGAAGCCTGGCGTAGCGGCGGAGTAG
- a CDS encoding ribonucleoside-diphosphate reductase subunit alpha — MDLANNGEVTVEDVMDAMDTPKTDEKAEEELTSKSVRPQMHPIVQDESRDALLTEFGKETLKDRYLLPDESYQDLFARVASAYADDAEHAQRLYDYISRLWFMPATPVLSNGGTGRGLPISCYLNSVSDSLEGIVGTWNENVWLASRGGGIGTYWGSVRGIGEPVGLNGKTSGIIPFVRVMDSLTLAISQGSLRRGSAACYLDISHPEIEEFLEIRKPSGDFNRKALNLHHGVLVTDEFMEAVRDGSEFDLKSPKTGEVRATVDARSLFQKLVETRLATGEPYIVFNDTVNRMMPKHQRDVGLKVSTSNLCSEITLPTGVDQHGKDRTAVCCLSSLNLEMWDEWSEEPMFIEDVMRMLDNVLQDYIDRAPDEMARAKYSAEQERSVGLGVMGYHSFLQARGLGFESALAKSWNLKIFKHIQTKASEASMMLANERGPCPDAADQGVMERFSCKMAIAPTASISIICGGTSACIEPIPANIYTHKTLSGSFVVKNPYLEKLLQEKSKDSANVWNSILEQGGSVQHLDFLSAEEKDSFKTSFEIDQRWLLELAADRAPYVDQAQSLNLFIPADVEKWDLLMLHFRAWELGIKSLYYLRSKSVQRAGFAGGVDADNTLDPAKVELATAETTDYDECLACQ, encoded by the coding sequence ATGGATCTGGCGAATAACGGCGAAGTCACCGTGGAAGATGTGATGGACGCGATGGATACACCGAAAACGGATGAAAAAGCGGAAGAGGAGCTGACGAGCAAGTCGGTCCGCCCGCAGATGCATCCGATCGTGCAGGATGAATCGCGCGACGCGCTGTTAACCGAGTTCGGCAAGGAAACGCTGAAAGATCGCTACCTGCTTCCCGACGAAAGCTATCAGGACCTGTTTGCGCGCGTCGCCTCGGCCTATGCCGATGATGCGGAACATGCGCAGCGGCTCTATGACTATATCTCCCGCCTCTGGTTCATGCCGGCAACGCCTGTGCTTTCCAATGGCGGTACAGGCCGTGGCCTACCGATCAGCTGCTATCTCAATTCCGTGTCGGACAGCCTGGAAGGCATTGTCGGCACCTGGAACGAAAATGTCTGGCTCGCCTCTCGCGGCGGCGGCATCGGCACCTATTGGGGCAGCGTGCGCGGCATCGGCGAACCGGTTGGCCTGAATGGCAAGACCAGCGGGATCATCCCCTTTGTCCGCGTCATGGATTCGCTGACGCTCGCAATCTCGCAAGGTTCGCTGCGCCGCGGATCGGCCGCCTGCTATCTCGATATCTCGCATCCCGAGATCGAAGAGTTTCTCGAAATCCGCAAACCCTCTGGCGACTTCAATCGCAAGGCGCTGAACCTGCACCATGGCGTGCTGGTCACCGATGAGTTCATGGAAGCGGTGCGCGATGGTTCCGAGTTCGATCTCAAATCGCCCAAGACCGGCGAAGTCCGCGCGACCGTTGATGCGCGCTCGCTGTTCCAGAAGCTGGTCGAAACCCGGCTTGCCACTGGCGAGCCCTATATCGTCTTCAACGACACGGTGAACCGGATGATGCCCAAGCATCAGCGCGATGTGGGCCTCAAGGTTTCAACCTCCAACCTGTGCTCCGAAATCACCCTGCCGACCGGCGTTGACCAGCATGGCAAGGATCGCACGGCGGTCTGCTGCCTGTCATCGCTCAACCTCGAAATGTGGGACGAGTGGAGCGAGGAACCGATGTTCATCGAGGATGTCATGCGCATGCTCGATAATGTGCTGCAGGATTATATCGATCGCGCACCGGACGAGATGGCGCGCGCCAAATATAGCGCCGAGCAGGAACGCTCGGTCGGGCTTGGCGTGATGGGCTATCACAGCTTCCTCCAGGCCCGCGGACTGGGCTTTGAAAGCGCGCTGGCGAAAAGCTGGAACCTCAAAATCTTCAAACATATCCAGACCAAGGCGTCCGAAGCTTCGATGATGCTCGCCAATGAGCGTGGCCCCTGCCCCGATGCAGCGGACCAGGGCGTGATGGAACGGTTCAGCTGCAAGATGGCGATCGCGCCGACCGCGTCGATCAGCATCATTTGCGGTGGCACCAGCGCCTGCATCGAACCGATCCCGGCCAACATCTATACGCACAAGACGCTCTCGGGCAGCTTTGTCGTGAAGAATCCGTATCTGGAAAAACTGCTCCAGGAAAAATCGAAGGACAGCGCCAATGTCTGGAATTCGATCCTCGAACAGGGCGGCAGCGTCCAGCATCTCGATTTCCTGAGCGCGGAAGAAAAAGACAGCTTCAAGACCAGCTTCGAGATTGATCAGCGCTGGCTGCTTGAGCTCGCCGCCGATCGCGCGCCGTACGTAGACCAGGCCCAGAGCCTCAACCTCTTCATCCCCGCCGATGTCGAGAAATGGGATCTGTTGATGCTCCACTTCCGTGCCTGGGAGCTCGGCATCAAGTCGCTCTATTATCTCCGCTCGAAATCCGTGCAGCGCGCGGGCTTTGCCGGCGGTGTGGACGCGGATAATACGCTCGACCCCGCCAAGGTGGAACTCGCGACGGCAGAAACCACCGATTATGACGAGTGCCTGGCGTGCCAGTGA
- a CDS encoding SOS response-associated peptidase family protein has protein sequence MCNHYRNQPDAIAQIESWKEYVSHFDEAPDEDVWPRRKGIVGRIEEGEKKLVVLQWGVPLKMKGKRPGTTVTKRITNVRNLKSPFWRSMLTNAENRCVVPFTQFAEPKPNAGREEVWFSVSDEPVSAFAGIWRETDEGQAFAFLTCEPNPLVKPIHPKAMPVILLPEDHDRWLSGEPAEAFQEPFPSQLMQIVD, from the coding sequence ATGTGCAATCATTATCGCAACCAGCCAGACGCGATTGCGCAGATCGAAAGCTGGAAAGAATATGTCAGCCATTTCGACGAGGCACCGGATGAAGATGTCTGGCCACGGCGCAAGGGCATTGTCGGGCGAATCGAAGAGGGCGAGAAAAAACTGGTCGTCTTGCAATGGGGCGTGCCGCTCAAAATGAAGGGCAAGCGGCCGGGCACGACGGTGACCAAACGAATCACTAATGTGCGCAATCTGAAAAGTCCCTTCTGGCGATCAATGTTGACCAATGCGGAGAATCGCTGCGTCGTTCCCTTCACCCAATTTGCCGAACCCAAGCCCAATGCCGGACGCGAGGAGGTCTGGTTCTCGGTCAGCGATGAGCCGGTCTCGGCCTTTGCCGGAATCTGGCGCGAGACCGATGAAGGCCAGGCCTTTGCCTTTCTCACCTGCGAGCCCAATCCGTTGGTCAAACCGATTCACCCCAAGGCGATGCCGGTGATCTTGTTGCCCGAAGATCATGATCGATGGCTGTCGGGAGAACCGGCCGAGGCATTCCAGGAACCATTTCCATCACAGCTGATGCAGATCGTCGACTGA
- a CDS encoding nitroreductase family protein, whose protein sequence is MPSRRQVLVTGAASAVIIGGGLFAYDIFSPSMAEAIEPWNAAAEGFGDTRLDILAYAILAPNPHNKQPWMIELIDDDAMRITADLSRMLPETDPPCRQIIIGFGAFLEQLRMAAAEKGYRAEIMPFPEGEPQPVLDARPIADVRLIAEPGIAKDPLFELALERRTNREHYDPSPVEDRQFSLMRDTLPEGVAMGWANEPGAVDALKQIATDAWMIEYETPRTLQESIDVMRIGAAEATANPDGIIMDGPMMEAASNLGIVTREKLADPNSYAFSEGISMYTALIDASPSMVWLTTPDNSRTTQLTTGAAWLRIQLAATRAGLAMQPLSQVLQEFPEMAEQYARIHDHLGIEAPSRVQGLFRIGVAPAIPPSPRWPLTSRIVDA, encoded by the coding sequence ATGCCATCCCGTCGCCAAGTCCTAGTTACCGGTGCCGCCAGTGCCGTCATTATTGGGGGCGGCCTGTTCGCTTATGATATTTTTTCGCCAAGCATGGCCGAAGCGATCGAGCCCTGGAATGCCGCGGCAGAAGGCTTTGGCGATACCCGGCTCGATATCCTGGCCTATGCGATCCTTGCCCCGAACCCGCATAACAAACAGCCCTGGATGATCGAGCTTATCGATGACGATGCGATGCGCATTACTGCAGACCTCTCCCGCATGCTGCCGGAAACCGATCCGCCGTGCCGCCAGATCATAATCGGCTTTGGCGCGTTTCTTGAGCAGCTCCGCATGGCGGCTGCCGAAAAAGGCTATCGGGCGGAGATCATGCCCTTTCCCGAGGGCGAGCCACAGCCGGTTCTTGATGCGCGTCCGATCGCCGATGTCCGGCTGATCGCCGAACCCGGCATTGCCAAGGATCCGCTCTTTGAGTTGGCGCTCGAGCGACGCACCAATCGCGAGCATTATGACCCAAGTCCGGTCGAGGACCGTCAGTTCAGCCTGATGCGGGATACGCTACCCGAAGGCGTGGCGATGGGCTGGGCCAATGAACCCGGTGCGGTCGATGCGCTCAAGCAAATCGCAACCGATGCCTGGATGATCGAATATGAAACCCCGCGCACTTTGCAGGAGAGCATCGATGTCATGCGCATCGGAGCGGCTGAGGCGACGGCCAATCCCGATGGCATAATCATGGATGGCCCGATGATGGAGGCGGCCAGCAATCTGGGTATCGTCACGCGGGAGAAACTGGCCGATCCGAACAGCTATGCCTTTTCCGAAGGCATCAGCATGTACACCGCGCTCATCGACGCGAGCCCGTCGATGGTCTGGCTGACGACGCCCGATAACAGCCGCACGACCCAGCTGACGACCGGTGCGGCTTGGCTTCGCATTCAGCTCGCTGCTACACGCGCTGGGCTGGCGATGCAGCCGTTGAGCCAGGTGTTGCAGGAGTTTCCCGAAATGGCCGAGCAATATGCCCGCATCCATGATCATCTGGGTATCGAGGCACCATCCCGTGTTCAGGGATTATTCCGTATCGGTGTCGCGCCCGCCATACCGCCTTCGCCGCGCTGGCCGCTGACCAGCCGGATCGTCGACGCTTGA
- a CDS encoding MarR family winged helix-turn-helix transcriptional regulator: protein MAKRTSPKGPGIEGDPIGNSVMTEIGIIAQLSSTLFESVMPAGMTQAQYSVLNHLLRMDAERTIGELASSFQVRQPTMSSTVRKLEDKGLVELKHDPGDRRIRRVAITKAGRAMRQAGLDALGPLYGELMTQMTKKELKAILPTLTKLRIILDERRPE, encoded by the coding sequence ATGGCGAAACGCACGTCACCCAAAGGGCCCGGCATCGAAGGCGATCCGATCGGCAATTCGGTGATGACCGAAATCGGCATCATCGCGCAGCTATCGAGCACGCTGTTCGAAAGCGTGATGCCTGCCGGGATGACCCAGGCCCAATATAGTGTGCTCAATCATCTGTTGCGGATGGACGCCGAGCGGACGATCGGCGAACTCGCCAGTTCTTTCCAGGTGCGCCAGCCGACCATGTCCTCCACGGTCCGCAAGCTCGAAGACAAGGGGCTTGTTGAACTCAAACATGATCCCGGTGACCGTCGGATCCGCCGCGTCGCGATTACCAAAGCTGGCCGGGCGATGCGACAGGCCGGCCTTGATGCGCTCGGCCCGCTCTATGGCGAACTCATGACACAGATGACGAAAAAGGAGCTGAAGGCGATCCTGCCCACGCTCACCAAATTGCGCATCATCCTCGATGAACGGCGCCCGGAATAA
- a CDS encoding NAD(P)/FAD-dependent oxidoreductase has protein sequence MSDSRIDVAIVGAGFSGLYMLHKLRKMGLKATIFEAGDGVGGTWYWNRYPGARCDIESMEYSYSWSEELEQDWEWSERYSPQPEILDYANHVADRFELRDDIRFSTRVTAAHFDEEANLWHVTIDSGETVQARHVVMATGCLSSPNKPEFEGEADFEGETYLTGLWPHEGVDFSGKRVGVIGTGSSAIQSIPIIAREADALTVFQRTPNYAIPAHNHPLDPDYAATIKSEYPAIREEARDQAAGFVGSSTEHDDLAIELPKEDVRAELEKRWARGGLTFMASYPDMGISLKTNDIAAEFIRDKIRERVDDPETAELLCPRDYPAGAKRMCVDIDYYETFNKDHVSLVDINATPIERITAKGVQTSDQEYEFDAIVFATGFDAMTGTLAKIDIRGRGGAKLSEKWAAGPLTYLGLMSTDYPNLFLVTGPQSPSVISNMMVSIEQHVDWIADCIGAVGDGVIEPIQQAETEWVEHTNMIASMTVYPYAKSWYLGDNIPGKPRIFMAYLGGVPEYRKICDAVIEQGYAGFALNGVPSNAKVDPMEFMEVDERLLPLIAEREAA, from the coding sequence ATGAGTGATAGCCGGATCGATGTGGCGATTGTCGGGGCCGGGTTTTCAGGCCTGTATATGCTGCACAAGCTGCGCAAGATGGGGCTCAAGGCGACGATCTTTGAAGCCGGCGATGGCGTAGGTGGCACCTGGTATTGGAACCGCTATCCGGGCGCGCGCTGCGATATTGAGAGCATGGAATATAGCTATAGCTGGTCTGAGGAATTGGAGCAGGACTGGGAATGGTCCGAACGCTATTCGCCCCAGCCCGAAATTCTCGACTATGCCAATCATGTCGCCGATCGGTTCGAACTGCGCGACGATATCCGTTTCTCCACCCGCGTGACCGCTGCCCATTTCGACGAGGAGGCCAATCTCTGGCACGTCACGATCGATAGCGGCGAGACGGTCCAGGCCCGGCATGTCGTAATGGCGACCGGTTGCCTCTCCTCCCCGAACAAGCCCGAATTCGAAGGCGAGGCGGATTTTGAAGGCGAAACCTATCTCACCGGGCTGTGGCCGCATGAAGGGGTCGACTTTAGCGGCAAGCGGGTTGGCGTGATCGGCACCGGATCGAGCGCGATCCAGTCCATCCCGATCATCGCGCGCGAAGCCGATGCGCTGACCGTGTTCCAGCGAACTCCCAATTACGCAATTCCTGCCCATAACCATCCGCTCGATCCCGACTATGCGGCAACGATCAAATCCGAATATCCAGCGATCCGCGAAGAGGCGCGAGACCAGGCCGCTGGCTTTGTCGGCTCCTCGACCGAGCATGACGATCTCGCCATCGAACTTCCCAAGGAGGACGTGCGCGCCGAACTGGAGAAGCGCTGGGCGCGCGGCGGGCTGACCTTCATGGCGAGCTATCCCGATATGGGGATCAGCCTGAAGACCAATGACATTGCGGCCGAGTTTATCCGCGACAAGATCCGCGAACGCGTCGACGATCCGGAAACAGCCGAGCTGCTGTGCCCGCGCGATTATCCGGCCGGGGCCAAACGGATGTGCGTCGACATCGATTATTATGAGACCTTCAACAAAGATCATGTCTCACTGGTCGATATCAATGCGACACCGATTGAACGGATCACTGCCAAGGGCGTGCAGACCAGCGATCAGGAATATGAATTTGACGCGATCGTCTTTGCCACCGGCTTTGACGCGATGACCGGGACGCTCGCCAAGATCGATATTCGCGGTCGCGGCGGTGCGAAGCTGAGCGAGAAATGGGCGGCCGGCCCGCTCACCTATCTCGGATTGATGAGCACCGATTATCCCAACCTGTTCCTGGTGACGGGGCCGCAAAGCCCGTCGGTCATTTCCAACATGATGGTATCGATCGAACAGCATGTCGACTGGATCGCCGATTGCATCGGCGCGGTTGGCGATGGCGTGATCGAACCGATCCAGCAGGCCGAAACCGAATGGGTCGAGCATACCAATATGATCGCCAGCATGACCGTCTATCCCTATGCGAAAAGCTGGTATCTGGGCGACAATATCCCCGGCAAACCGCGCATCTTCATGGCCTATCTTGGCGGCGTTCCGGAATATAGGAAGATCTGCGATGCGGTCATCGAACAGGGCTATGCCGGCTTTGCGCTCAACGGCGTGCCATCCAATGCCAAGGTCGATCCGATGGAGTTCATGGAGGTCGATGAGCGGCTGCTACCGCTGATCGCCGAACGTGAAGCGGCTTAA
- a CDS encoding TraR/DksA C4-type zinc finger protein encodes MAEHDQNAEKWSAQLLALRAQLSGEDEGAAEWRKPVELDQQSVGRLSRMDAMQQQAMADAEARRRQSDIARIDAALKRIEEGEFGWCLTCGELIAEQRLDIDPMATQCISCAS; translated from the coding sequence ATGGCTGAACATGATCAAAATGCGGAGAAATGGAGCGCGCAGCTGCTGGCATTGCGCGCGCAGCTGAGCGGCGAGGATGAAGGCGCGGCCGAGTGGCGCAAACCGGTTGAGCTCGATCAGCAGAGCGTCGGGCGCCTTTCGCGCATGGACGCGATGCAACAGCAAGCGATGGCCGATGCCGAAGCCCGCCGGCGCCAGTCCGACATTGCCCGGATCGATGCCGCGCTCAAACGGATCGAAGAGGGCGAATTCGGCTGGTGCCTCACCTGTGGGGAGCTGATCGCCGAGCAGCGGCTCGATATCGATCCGATGGCCACCCAATGCATTTCCTGCGCATCGTGA
- a CDS encoding VOC family protein, which translates to MIGYTTVGTNDLEKSRSFYDALLETIGAKRLMQLEEGFTGYGKEMGAPMLCVTPPFNGEPASVGNGMMVALEAESRDEVDALHAKALELGAPDEGAPGIREPEEMGFYAAYFRDPDGNKLCAFKVG; encoded by the coding sequence ATGATTGGCTATACAACCGTTGGTACGAACGACCTGGAAAAATCACGCAGTTTTTATGATGCGCTGCTCGAAACGATTGGCGCTAAGCGGCTGATGCAGCTGGAAGAGGGCTTTACCGGCTATGGCAAGGAAATGGGCGCGCCGATGCTGTGCGTGACGCCGCCGTTCAATGGCGAGCCGGCCTCTGTTGGCAATGGCATGATGGTCGCGCTCGAAGCAGAAAGCCGGGACGAGGTGGATGCACTCCACGCCAAGGCGCTTGAACTGGGCGCGCCCGATGAAGGCGCGCCGGGCATTCGGGAGCCGGAAGAAATGGGATTCTACGCTGCGTATTTCCGCGATCCTGACGGCAACAAGCTCTGCGCCTTCAAGGTCGGCTAA
- a CDS encoding toll/interleukin-1 receptor domain-containing protein — MSDPAPDTKDVAQPVAFISHHSSQEQTARHLKTILERNGITGWMAPDDIEPGTIFDKAIVDQVRRCDMIVLLFCARSDQSEHVRRELTLAVDNKKLIYPIRLEDIDAEGLAYWLSGYQWIDWIDRRDDTINRLVETIKLSASEGSAAVAASSGTVRSHNHPISRKRTLWIGGAALAAIAAAGIGWFIMSAESEPEFTLLPGSWARQLIAHESIATGETETAETLFSSLNLESATGCIGAAEADLPGVSFFDLDGQQNCSMESLSATEDSKMRAEFVCRPASLDGGSVTFALDIAPQRSTKISANGTVTIRDRQDRQSLYEVEFNYFYSGKNC, encoded by the coding sequence GTGAGCGATCCGGCGCCGGATACTAAAGACGTCGCCCAGCCGGTCGCCTTTATCAGCCATCACAGCTCACAAGAGCAAACCGCACGTCACCTGAAAACCATCCTTGAACGCAATGGCATTACAGGATGGATGGCGCCTGACGATATCGAGCCCGGCACGATTTTTGACAAGGCGATCGTCGATCAGGTGCGCCGATGTGATATGATCGTCCTGCTGTTCTGCGCGAGATCGGATCAGTCCGAACATGTGCGAAGGGAGCTCACCCTCGCGGTCGATAACAAAAAACTCATCTATCCGATCAGGTTGGAGGATATCGATGCGGAGGGCTTGGCCTATTGGTTGAGCGGCTATCAGTGGATCGATTGGATCGACCGCCGGGACGACACAATCAATCGGCTGGTTGAAACGATCAAATTGTCGGCGAGCGAGGGATCTGCCGCGGTAGCAGCAAGCAGCGGGACGGTCCGATCACATAATCATCCGATTTCCCGCAAACGGACCCTTTGGATCGGTGGTGCAGCACTGGCCGCCATCGCCGCTGCGGGAATCGGCTGGTTCATAATGAGTGCCGAATCGGAACCCGAGTTTACGCTCCTGCCAGGAAGCTGGGCCCGGCAATTGATCGCGCATGAATCCATCGCAACCGGCGAGACGGAGACTGCGGAGACGTTATTCTCGAGCCTCAATCTCGAATCGGCAACTGGGTGCATCGGCGCAGCGGAAGCCGATCTGCCCGGCGTCTCGTTTTTTGACCTCGACGGCCAACAAAATTGTTCAATGGAAAGCCTGTCCGCGACAGAGGATTCAAAAATGCGGGCAGAATTTGTCTGCCGACCGGCCAGTCTTGACGGCGGCTCGGTAACTTTCGCGCTTGATATCGCGCCACAACGCTCCACCAAGATATCAGCGAACGGCACGGTCACGATACGGGATAGGCAGGACCGGCAAAGCCTGTATGAAGTTGAATTCAACTATTTCTATTCGGGGAAGAACTGCTGA